Proteins from a genomic interval of Arachis hypogaea cultivar Tifrunner chromosome 10, arahy.Tifrunner.gnm2.J5K5, whole genome shotgun sequence:
- the LOC112716726 gene encoding phosphoribosylaminoimidazole-succinocarboxamide synthase, chloroplastic, giving the protein MSESMFMAAALNPPKSPFKINLTPALPPPPTSSALTFKPNNNFPTLSAAAQPQQQEHAALLDTLLNSTRKNQVLQSIRTTSPFNCLSETNLHHTVPALTSKTRGKVRDIYDSGEYLVLVTTDRQSAFDRVLASIPFKGQVLNQTSLWWFERTQHITANAVVSTPDPNVTIAKKCSVFPVEFVARGFVTGSTDTSLWTVYNKGIRNYCGNALPDGLVKNQKLAENILTPTTKAADHDVPVTPDEIIERGLMTRADYEEVSRKALSLFEYGEHVASEHGLILVDTKYEFGKAEDGSIMLIDEVHTPDSSRYWIANSYLERFQNGLEPENVDKEFLRLWFKNHCNPYEDEVLPEAPEDLVCELSWRYIFLYETITKSKFEVLSSEEPIHERISRNVASALASLK; this is encoded by the exons ATGAGTGAATCCATGTTTATGGCTGCTGCATTAAACCCTCCCAAATCCCCCTTCAAAATCAACCTCACACCTGCTCTTCCGCCTCCGCCAACCTCCTCCGCACTCACTTTCAAACCAAACAACAACTTCCCCACGCTCTCCGCCGCCGCACAACCACAACAACAAGAACACGCCGCTCTGCTCGACACTCTTCTCAACAGCACACGCAAGAACCAAGTGCTCCAATCCATCAGAACCACCTCCCCCTTCAACTGCCTCTCCGAAACAAATCTTCACCATACGGTTCCCGCCCTCACCTCCAAAACCAGGGGAAAG GTTAGAGACATATATGATAGTGGAGAGTACCTTGTTCTGGTTACTACTGATCGCCAGAGTGCATTTGATAGAGTCCTTGCTTCAATTCCCTTCAAGGGACAG GTGCTTAACCAGACAAGCTTGTGGTGGTTTGAGAGAACCCAGCATATAACTGCTAATGCCGTTGTGTCCACTCCTGATCCTAATGTTACCATAGCAAAGAAATGTTCTGTTTTCCCTGTTGAGTTTGTTG CTAGAGGGTTTGTGACCGGAAGTACTGATACTTCATTATGGACAGTCTACAATAAAGGCATCCGGAACTATTGTGGCAATGCCCTCCCAGATG GTTTGGTAAAAAACCAAAAGCTGGCTGAAAATATACTCACACCTACAACCAAAGCTGCAGATCATGATGTTCCTGTAACTCCAGATG AAATTATAGAAAGGGGATTAATGACAAGAGCTGATTATGAGGAAGTCAGCAGAAAAGCTTTAAGTCTGTTTGAATATGGTGAG CATGTGGCTTCAGAACATGGCCTTATATTGGTTGACACAAAGTATGAATTTGGGAAGGCAGAGGACGGTTCAATTATGTTGATTGATGAG GTGCACACTCCTGATTCAAGTAGATATTGGATTGCCAATTCTTATCTTGAGCGCTTTCAAAATGGTTTGGAGCCTGAAAATGTTGATAAG gagTTCTTGAGGCTGTGGTTCAAAAATCACTGCAACCCTTATGAAGAtgag GTTCTTCCTGAAGCTCCTGAAGATCTTGTTTGCGAATTGTCTTGGCG ATACATTTTCTTGTATGAGACTATAACAAAATCAAAGTTTGAGGTGCTGTCGTCTGAG GAGCCAATACATGAGCGAATATCACGAAATGTTGCATCTGCACTGGCATCTTTGAAGTAG
- the LOC112718370 gene encoding glutathione transferase GST 23-like — protein MEGDSVKLIGFWGSPAVLRVKWALAVKGIECQYVEEDLSNKSDMLLKYNPVYKKVPVLVHQGKPLAESLLILEYIDETWKQKPLLPHSPYERAQARFWSKFLDDKCMPTVVAAFSKVGEEQQKAAEEA, from the exons ATGGAAGGAGATTCAGTGAAGTTAATAGGATTTTGGGGTAGTCCAGCTGTTCTAAGAGTGAAGTGGGCACTAGCAGTTAAAGGAATAGAGTGCCAATATGTGGAAGAAGATCTCAGCAACAAGAGTGACATGCTCCTTAAATACAACCCTGTCTACAAAAAGGTACCTGTTCTTGTGCACCAGGGTAAGCCCCTTGCTGAATCACTGCTCATTCTTGAGTATATTGATGAGACTTGGAAGCAAAAACCTCTTCTTCCACATTCTCCTTATGAAAGGGCCCAGGCAAGATTCTGGTCCAAATTCCTTGATGACAAG TGTATGCCAACGGTTGTGGCAGCGTTTTCCAAGGTAGGAGAAGAGCAACAGAAGGCAGCAGAAGAAGCTTGA
- the LOC140175776 gene encoding serine/threonine-protein phosphatase 7 long form homolog, with protein sequence MLQCNNYLPSDPDNQILEGHLRDTDFYHVSHIGVIKCQSVLVNALTERWRPETHTFYFLVGECAVMLKDMAMILGLPTNGLSVTGLTLSSYEALEVECLDQFSVEPRKANCRKSFIKLTWFRGLKDRLVLVDDIQIQRYVKCHIMLLFGTVMFGDKSGTGVHWKFLPLLRNFTGIIQFSWELACMALLYRALCRATRVDSKEIDSLLTLLLTWAWIHLPFIALIPGNPRLFSIANRWRNWDRENQSYRFCSLSHFRRVLDDLQEGHICFLFISFKCIEWHASDRLGRQFGLTQGVPHQERDLSEAHGEVLTGPKSQDWSGIHSFWVMHWTNWYSHVLVEHMVPSQHHLDIYLYWYRGTYGDHLHLSDLVPQENQENQQVQPLPLPPPQEQAQQEPEQFTPFIPDTHSAGYFTPPYPVHQQIARTQYTVR encoded by the exons ATGTTGCAATGTAACAACTATTTGCCGTCAGATCCGGACAATCAAATACTGGAGGGACATTTACGGGACACTGACTTTTATCACGTTTCACATATTGGAGTTATCAAATGTCAGTCGGTATTGGTTAATGCTCTGACCGAGAGATGGCGCCCTGAGACTCACACATTCTATTTTCTGGTTGGTGAGTGTGCTGTGATGCTGAAGGACATGGCGATGATTCTTGGTCTTCCGACGAATGGTCTGTCAGTCACAGGACTGACACTCAGTAGTTATGAGGCGTTAGAGGTTGAATGCTTGGATCAGTTTAGTGTTGAACCTAGGAAGGCAAATTGTAGGAAAAGTTTCATCAAGTTGACGTGGTTTCGAGGATTGAAGGATCGTTTAGTGTTGGTTGATGATATTCAAATTCAGAGGTACGTGAAGTGCCACATAATGTTATTGTTTGGGACCGTTATGTTTGGAGATAAGTCTGGGACAGGAGTGCACTGGAAGTTTCTACCGTTACTCCGTAACTTTACTGGGATCATACAGTTTAGTTGGGAATTGGCATGCATGGCACTCCTGTATAGAGCGTTGTGTAGGGCAACTCGTGTCGACTCTAAGGAGATTGATAGTCTACTGACACTTTTACTTACCTGGGCTTGGATCCATCTACCATTTATTGCGTTGATTCCTGGCAATCCTCGACTCTTTTCAATTGCAAACAG gtggcgtaactgggaTCGTGAGAATCAGTCTTACAGATTTTGTAGCCTTTCTCACTTTAGGAGAGTATTGGATGATCTGCAAGAAGGACATATTTGTT TTCtgtttatatcttttaaatgCATTGAGTGGCATGCATCTGATAGACTAGGGAGGCAATTTGGCTTGACTCAGGGCGTTCCTCATCAAGAGCGGGATCTAAGTGAAGCACACGGCGAAGTTCTAACAGGTCCCAAGAGTCAAGATTGGTCTGGAATCCACTCATTTTGGGTAATGCATTGGACGAATTGGTATAGTCATGTTCTTGTCGAGCACATGGTGCCCTCACAGCATCATCTAGATATTTATTTGTATTGGTACCGAGGTACATATGGTGACCACTTGCATCTGTCAGATCTCGTACCGCAAGAAAATCAGGAGAATCAACAAGTACAACCACTACCACTGCCACCGCCACAAGAACAAGCACAACAAGAGCCTGAGCAGTTCACACCATTCATTCCTGACACACATTCTGCGGGTTATTTTACGCCACCATATCCAGTACATCAACAGATTGCTCGAACTCAATATACAGTTCGATGA
- the LOC112716729 gene encoding ras-related protein RABB1b: MFPTFTRHAISVVCILLKPHLSHIPLLFFSFMVVVFFITLTSNLSLTVTPTQPPLLSLCFFFFGAMSYDYLFKYIIIGDTGVGKSCLLLQFTDKRFQPVHDLTIGVEFGARMVTIDSRPIKLQIWDTAGQESFRSITRSYYRGAAGALLVYDITRRETFNHLASWLEDARQHANPIMTIMLIGNKCDLSHRRAVSKEEGEQFAKENGLLFLEASARTAQNVEEAFIKTAAKILQNIQGGVIDVSNESFGIKPGYLRLQNQNGARDGTVSTGGGCCS; the protein is encoded by the exons ATGTTTCCCACATTCACACGTCACGCCATTTCCGTTGTTTGTATTCTTTTAAAACCCCATTTATCGCACATTCCCCTTCTCTTTTTCTCCTTCATGGTCGTCGTCTTCTTCATCACTCTCACTTCTAACTTGTCACTGACAGTAACACCCACTCAACCACCGTTACTTTctctttgcttcttcttcttcggcgCCATGTCTTACGATTACCTCTTCAAGTACATCATCATCGGCGACACAG GTGTAGGGAAATCGTGCCTGCTCCTGCAGTTCACCGACAAGAGATTCCAACCCGTCCATGATCTCACCATTGGCGTTGAGTTCGGTGCTCGCATGGTCACCATCGATTCCCGACCTATCAAGCTTCAGATATGGGACACT GCTGGGCAAGAGTCATTTAGATCCATTACTAGATCTTACTACAGAGGAGCAGCGGGAGCACTTCTAGTTTATGACATTACTAG GAGAGAGACTTTTAATCATTTAGCAAGTTGGCTGGAAGATGCTCGGCAGCATGCCAACCCTATCATGACAATCATGCTGATAGGCAACAAGTGTGATCTTTCTCACCGAAGGGCAGTGAGCAAAGAGGAGGGTGAGCAATTTGCAAAGGAAAATGGACTTCTGTTCTTGGAAGCTTCTGCTAGGACAGCTCAAAATGTGGAAGAG GCCTTCATAAAGACTGCTGCAAAGATTCTCCAGAATATTCAAGGTGGTGTCATTGATGTGTCCAATGAG TCATTTGGTATAAAACCAGGGTATTTACGTCTCCAAAATCAAAACGGTGCAAGAGATGGAACTGTTAGTACTGGGGGTGGCTGTTGCAGCTGA
- the LOC112716727 gene encoding E3 ubiquitin-protein ligase RGLG2, with the protein MGGNNSKQDNNWRQSSYGRSSSSSSSWNSYPQPAYGQGGHAYEPQPTPYPTAQPYYAPPPPTTQNYGYEQSYTSGEVTRPDNRRKLERKYSRIADNYNSIDEVTEALARAGLESSNLILGIDFTKSNEWTGKNSFNRKSLHHIGNVPNPYEQAISILGKTLAAFDEDNLIPCFGFGDASTHDQDVFSFYPDDRFCNGFEEVLSRYREIVPHIRLAGPTSFAPVVEMATTIVEQSGGQYHVLVIIADGQVTRSVDTEGGRLSPQEQKTVDAIVEASKYPLSIILVGVGDGPWDMMREFDDNIPARDFDNFQFVNFTEIMSKNIPPSRKEAAFALAALMEIPSQYKAAIELNLLGTRKANAPQRVALPPPMHGSASLGASKPYGSASFGTSKPHAANFEPSVPTYPSDSSLSGTTHPAPTLNYDNLICPICLNNAKDLAFGCGHQTCCECGQDLETCPICRSIIHTRIKLY; encoded by the exons ATGGGGGGAAACAATTCTAAGCAGGACAATAATTGGAGGCAGAGTTCATATGGCCGTTCAAGTTCCTCTTCATCTTCCTGGAATTCATATCCTCAGCCAGCTTATGGTCAGGGGGGTCATGCCTATGAGCCACAACCAACTCCTTATCCGACGGCACAACCCTATTATGCTCCTCCTCCTCCTACTACTCAAAACTATGGCTATGAACAATCTTATACTAGTGGTGAAGTCACCCGCCCCGACAATAGAAGGAAGTTAGAGAGGAAGTATTCGAGAATTGCTGATAATTACAATTCCATAGATGAG GTGACTGAGGCTCTTGCACGGGCAGGCCTTGAGTCTTCCAATCTTATTCTTGGTATCGATTTTACTAAGAGCAATGAATGGACAG GAAAGAATTCATTTAATCGTAAAAGCTTGCATCACATTGGGAATGTTCCAAATCCATATGAACAAGCAATATCTATTCTTGGGAAAACATTGGCTGCATTTGATGAGGATAACTTGATTCCTTGTTTTGGATTTGGAGATG CATCAACACATGATCAAGATGTCTTCAGCTTCTATCCAGATGACAGGTTTTGCAATGGTTTTGAGGAAGTGTTGAGTCGGTACAGGGAAATTGTTCCTCATATTCGACTTGCAG GTCCCACTTCGTTTGCACCAGTTGTTGAAATGGCCACGACAATCGTTGAGCAGAGTGGAGGCCAGTACCATGTTTTGGTTATAATTGCAGATGGCCAG GTTACAAGAAGTGTTGACACTGAAGGTGGGAGACTAAGTCCACAGGAACAGAAGACTGTAGATGCCATTGTTGAGGCAAG TAAATATCCTCTTTCAATCATATTGGTTGGCGTTGGAGATGGACCTTGGGACATGATGAGAGAGTTTGATGACAATATTCCAGCTCGGGACTTCGATAATTTTCAG TTTGTGAATTTCACAGAGATTATGTCAAAGAACATTCCTCCTTCACGAAAAGAGGCCGCATTTGCTCTTGCAGCATTGATGGAAATTCCTTCTCAGTATAAGGCAGCTATAGAGCTTAATCTACTTGG CACTCGGAAAGCCAATGCTCCACAGAGAGTTGCCCTTCCACCACCCATGCATGGTTCAGCATCTCTTGGTGCTTCAAAACCTTACGGATCAGCATCTTTTGGCACTTCAAAACCTCATGCTGCTAATTTTGAGCCAAGTGTTCCCACTTATCCGAGTGATAGCAGCCTATCTGGCACGACTCATCCGGCCCCAACTCTGAATTATGACAATCtg ATTTGCCCCATATGTTTGAACAATGCAAAAGACCTGGCCTTTGGATGTGGTCATCAG ACATGTTGCGAATGTGGCCAAGATCTTGAGACGTGCCCCATCTGCAGGAGCATCATTCACACCAGAATTAAGCTTTATTAG
- the LOC112716728 gene encoding pentatricopeptide repeat-containing protein At4g35850, mitochondrial, whose translation MKLLQSLIARRGSLRRVVGSRNFSASTEEYSKRNYADNVAEYNTVLGSLTAKRRHYLLRDAYDDMVLDGVMPNRDTFRSLVVGTMKGSRLQDAFFFINQMKTMGLVPDVTLYNFLISTCGKSRNSDQAVQILEEMKCMQVKPNVQTYICLLNACAADGRLDRVYAIVRDMTAAGLGLNKFCYAGLIIAHKNKTPVPDDFDTKVIEFVERSKMWSSVETDSENAENVMMGVTDEELYNLPTAEYVHRRLFLARPLTAYHTAFYAAADLKNVQLMETLLDTLSKDRKTPDGFIMMQIIRCHCNAGDIERARQTLEDYRNSGKPLAADLFVTLAEGAMVGYTEKGMQIAQDALVAMNQRNFSLNPRTGSDLLLIAAGEKTGGYTTANFIWDLMRARNVTPILPAVEAYYKGLKEREIPENDARLLLVSQTYDNLRSRFGNRN comes from the exons ATGAAACTCCTTCAATCTCTCATAG CTCGTCGCGGATCATTGCGTCGGGTGGTGGGTTCGAGAAACTTCTCGGCTTCCACCGAAGAGTACAGTAAGAGAAACTACGCTGACAATGTCGCAGAATACAACACTGTCTTGGGTTCTCTCACAGCTAAAAgaag GCATTACTTGCTTAGGGATGCGTATGATGACATGGTGCTTGATGGGGTGATGCCAAACCGTGACACTTTCCGTTCCCTTGTTGTTGGAACCATGAAAGGGTCTAGATTGCAGGATGCTTTCTTCTTCATTAACCAAATGAAAACCATGGGTCTGGTTCCTGAT GTTACTTTATACAACTTTCTAATTTCAACTTGTGGGAAATCCAGGAACTCTGATCAAGCTGTTCAG ATTTTGGAGGAGATGAAGTGTATGCAAGTAAAGCCAAATGTGCAAACCTACATCTGCTTGCTAAACGCTTGTGCAGCTGATGGACGCTTAGACCGAGT GTATGCAATTGTCCGGGATATGACTGCAGCTGGTCTAGGATTAAACAAGTTCTGTTATGCTGGTCTTATAATTGCCCACAAGAACAAAACACCTGTTCCTGATGATTTTGATACAAAA GTTATTGAGTTCGTGGAGAGGTCAAAGATGTGGTCTTCAGTTGAAACTGACAGTGAAAATGCAGAAAATGTGATGATGGGTGTTACAGATGAGGAGTTATACAACTTACCAACAGCAGAATATGTTCATAGACGATTATTCTTGGCTAGGCCACTAACAGCATATCATACTGCTTTTTATGCTGCTGCAGACCTGAAGAATGTTCAG TTGATGGAAACCCTTTTGGATACACTGAGCAAGGATAGAAAAACTCCCGATGGCTTTATTATGATGCAAATAATTAG GTGCCATTGCAATGCAGGAGATATTGAGCGTGCTcgtcaaactttagaggattacagaaattcaGGAAAGCCTTTAGCTGCAGATCTTTTTGTG ACACTTGCAGAGGGGGCAATGGTTGGGTACACTGAGAAAGGAATGCAAATTGCTCAAGATGCACTG GTAGCGATGAACCAAAGAAACTTTTCGTTAAATCCTAGAACGGGAAGTGATCTCCTGCTTATAGCTGCTGGTGAAAAG ACTGGTGGATACACTACTGCTAATTTCATATGGGACTTGATGCGAGCTCGTAATGTTACTCCTATCCTTCCTGCAGTAGAGGCATATTACAAGGGCCTAAAA GAGCGTGAGATACCTGAAAATGATGCAAGACTCTTGCTGGTTTCTCAAACTTACGATAACCTTCGCTCGAGGTTTGGGAACAGGAACTGA